In Blastopirellula sp. J2-11, a single genomic region encodes these proteins:
- a CDS encoding dipeptidase, translating into MSELQTFLTENRSKFEADLCELLKIPSVSTDSRYKADVRDAAAWLHRQFDQLGFETKIFETPGHPIVYAESPAVPGAPVALVYGHYDVQPPEPLEEWKSPPFEPTIRDGNIYARGATDDKGQMLTHVKSVEAWIKSVGKLPLQVKFLIEGEEEIGSEHLTPFIQEHDDLLECDVVVISDTSQFGPGQPAITYGLKGIAYYELKLFGPKQDLHSGTFGGAVTNPANTLSKMLSSLIDEKGKVQVPGFYDDVDPLTDEERNQFGSLDFSDADFMRSIGVEGLTGESGYSTLERRWTRPTFDINGITSGYQGEGAKTVLPAKASAKFSFRLVPHQDPAQLSESLKTHLEALVPPGIRMELIDFHGAPGFVVPLDSPYMTAAAAAIEKGFGRPPVFIREGGSIPIVTSFVEQLGVDVLLLGWGLNDDNTHSPNEKFCLADYHRGIKASAALWHTLSKITPNQA; encoded by the coding sequence ATGTCTGAACTACAGACGTTTCTAACCGAAAATCGGTCGAAGTTTGAAGCCGATCTTTGCGAACTGCTCAAAATTCCCAGCGTCAGCACCGACAGCCGCTACAAAGCGGACGTTCGTGACGCCGCCGCATGGTTGCATCGGCAGTTTGACCAACTTGGCTTTGAAACGAAAATTTTTGAAACGCCAGGGCACCCAATCGTCTATGCCGAGAGCCCGGCTGTACCGGGCGCACCCGTCGCGCTGGTCTATGGACATTATGACGTGCAGCCGCCGGAGCCGCTCGAAGAATGGAAGAGCCCTCCATTTGAACCGACTATCCGCGACGGCAATATCTACGCTCGCGGCGCTACCGATGACAAAGGGCAAATGCTGACGCATGTAAAAAGCGTCGAAGCTTGGATTAAATCGGTCGGTAAACTCCCGCTTCAGGTCAAGTTCCTGATCGAAGGGGAAGAAGAGATCGGCAGCGAACATCTGACGCCGTTCATCCAAGAACACGATGACCTACTCGAGTGCGACGTCGTCGTCATCAGCGACACGAGCCAATTTGGTCCTGGCCAGCCGGCGATCACCTATGGATTGAAGGGAATCGCCTATTACGAGCTGAAATTGTTCGGCCCGAAGCAAGACCTGCACAGCGGCACGTTTGGCGGAGCCGTCACCAATCCGGCCAACACGCTGAGCAAAATGCTCTCGTCGCTGATTGACGAGAAAGGCAAAGTCCAAGTCCCCGGCTTTTATGACGATGTCGATCCGCTGACCGACGAAGAACGAAATCAGTTTGGATCGCTCGACTTCAGCGACGCCGACTTCATGCGTTCGATCGGCGTCGAAGGACTCACCGGCGAATCCGGCTATTCGACGCTCGAACGTCGCTGGACCCGGCCGACGTTTGACATCAACGGCATCACGTCAGGCTACCAAGGGGAAGGCGCCAAAACGGTTCTTCCCGCCAAAGCGTCGGCCAAATTCAGTTTTCGCCTGGTTCCGCATCAAGATCCTGCCCAGTTGTCCGAGTCGCTCAAAACGCATCTCGAAGCGCTTGTTCCTCCCGGCATTCGGATGGAACTGATCGATTTCCACGGCGCCCCCGGCTTTGTCGTGCCGTTGGACAGTCCCTACATGACGGCCGCGGCCGCGGCGATTGAAAAGGGATTTGGCCGTCCGCCGGTCTTTATTCGCGAAGGGGGCTCGATTCCGATCGTGACCAGCTTTGTCGAACAGTTGGGCGTCGACGTCCTGCTGCTTGGCTGGGGACTCAACGACGACAACACGCACAGCCCCAACGAAAAATTCTGCCTGGCCGACTACCATCGCGGTATCAAGGCCAGCGCCGCACTTTGGCACACGCTGAGCAAAATCACCCCGAACCAAGCCTAA
- the ppdK gene encoding pyruvate, phosphate dikinase, protein MAKKKAAAKSAKMVYYFGKTKTEGKGVSKAILGGKGLNLAGMTNIGLPVPPGFTITTEVCDLYYKGGEKLPKAMQEEVAKNIATLEKELKKKLGDDKNPLLVSVRSGAAVSMPGMMNTILNLGLTDASVVGLANATNNERFAYDAYRRLINMFGDVVMGMDHHDFEEAFSKIKLKYGAALDTDVPAQGMIELCEAYKAVYKKATGEDFPQDPLKQLELSIEAVFKSWNTSRAVRYREVENIRGLLGTAVNVQSMVYGNMGDDSGTGVAFTRNPSNGENKFYGEFLINAQGEDVVAGIRTPQPVSEMSKWNRAVYKQLIEIKDTLETHYKDVQDIEFTIERGELFMLQTRNGKRTGAAAVKIACDMVKEGLIDEKTALERIPANDLTQLLLPSFDAAGKASATVLTRGLPASPGAAVGALAFSAEEAVERTHAGEKVLLVRKETSPEDIDGMHSAAGILTSTGGMTSHAAVVARGWGRCCVAGAGEIEIDAKAKKIKVGGKTYGPKDILSLDGSTGEVMLGSVSTSEPKLSGDFSKVMKWADEYRTLGIRTNADTPADSQRARDFGAEGIGLCRTEHMFFEDERIGLMREMILAEDEATRRNALGKLLPFQRKDFVGIFTAMKGLPVTVRLLDPPLHEFLPHDKKAQAEIAKEIGVSADKVRSRVAQLHESNPMLGHRGCRLSVTYPEILEMQVTAIVEATIECKKKRIDAQPEIMIPLVGTAAELKLLRGMAEATIEKVKADAKFTGELPILIGTMIEIPRAALTADEVAEHAEFFSFGTNDLTQMTFGFSRDDINTFLPDYLHRELLPIDPFQSLDTSGVGQLVEMGVTKGRSTSKKLKVGICGEHGGDPASIDFCHRVGLDYVSCSPFRVPIARLAAAQAAIRNGGKKKKK, encoded by the coding sequence ATGGCGAAAAAGAAGGCGGCTGCCAAAAGCGCGAAGATGGTCTACTACTTCGGTAAGACGAAAACCGAAGGCAAAGGGGTCAGCAAAGCGATTCTTGGCGGCAAAGGCTTGAACCTGGCTGGAATGACCAACATCGGCTTGCCGGTTCCGCCTGGATTCACCATCACCACCGAAGTGTGCGATCTCTACTACAAAGGTGGCGAAAAGCTGCCGAAAGCGATGCAGGAAGAAGTCGCCAAGAACATCGCGACGCTAGAAAAAGAGCTGAAAAAGAAGCTCGGCGATGACAAGAACCCGCTGCTCGTTTCGGTTCGCTCCGGCGCCGCCGTTTCGATGCCGGGTATGATGAACACGATTCTCAACCTGGGTCTAACCGACGCTTCGGTCGTCGGCCTGGCGAACGCGACCAACAACGAACGCTTCGCTTACGACGCCTATCGCCGCTTGATCAACATGTTTGGCGACGTCGTGATGGGAATGGATCACCACGACTTTGAAGAAGCGTTCTCGAAGATCAAGTTGAAATACGGCGCCGCACTAGACACCGATGTCCCCGCACAAGGCATGATCGAACTGTGCGAAGCGTACAAAGCGGTCTACAAGAAAGCGACCGGCGAAGACTTCCCGCAAGATCCGTTGAAGCAGCTGGAGCTGTCGATCGAAGCGGTCTTCAAGAGCTGGAACACTTCTCGCGCCGTTCGCTATCGTGAAGTCGAAAACATCCGCGGCTTGCTCGGCACCGCCGTCAATGTGCAGTCGATGGTCTACGGCAACATGGGCGATGACTCCGGCACCGGCGTCGCGTTCACCCGTAACCCGTCCAACGGCGAAAACAAGTTCTACGGCGAATTCCTGATCAACGCCCAGGGCGAAGACGTCGTCGCCGGCATTCGTACTCCGCAGCCGGTCTCGGAGATGTCGAAGTGGAACCGCGCCGTCTACAAGCAGCTGATCGAGATCAAAGATACGCTCGAAACGCACTACAAAGACGTGCAGGACATCGAGTTCACGATCGAACGCGGCGAGCTGTTCATGCTGCAAACGCGTAACGGCAAGCGTACCGGCGCCGCCGCGGTGAAGATCGCCTGCGACATGGTCAAAGAAGGCCTGATCGACGAAAAGACGGCCCTGGAACGCATTCCGGCCAACGACCTGACGCAACTGCTGCTCCCCAGCTTTGACGCGGCGGGCAAAGCGTCGGCGACGGTCCTGACGCGCGGCTTGCCCGCTTCGCCGGGTGCTGCGGTCGGCGCGCTGGCCTTCTCCGCCGAAGAAGCGGTTGAGCGAACGCACGCCGGCGAAAAGGTGCTGTTGGTTCGTAAAGAAACCAGCCCCGAAGATATCGACGGCATGCACAGCGCCGCTGGTATTTTGACCAGCACCGGCGGTATGACCAGCCATGCGGCGGTGGTCGCTCGCGGTTGGGGACGTTGCTGCGTCGCCGGCGCCGGCGAAATCGAAATTGACGCCAAAGCGAAAAAGATCAAAGTCGGGGGCAAAACCTATGGCCCGAAAGACATTCTTTCGCTCGACGGTTCGACCGGCGAAGTGATGTTGGGCAGCGTTTCGACCAGCGAGCCGAAGCTCTCCGGCGACTTCTCGAAGGTCATGAAATGGGCCGACGAGTACCGCACCCTCGGCATTCGCACTAACGCCGACACGCCGGCCGACTCGCAGCGTGCCCGCGACTTTGGCGCCGAAGGGATCGGCCTCTGCCGCACCGAGCACATGTTCTTTGAAGACGAACGTATCGGCCTGATGCGAGAAATGATTCTCGCCGAAGACGAAGCGACTCGTCGCAATGCGCTCGGCAAGCTGCTGCCGTTCCAACGCAAAGACTTTGTCGGCATCTTCACCGCGATGAAGGGCTTGCCGGTCACCGTTCGTCTGCTCGATCCGCCGTTGCACGAATTCCTGCCGCACGACAAGAAAGCGCAAGCCGAGATCGCCAAGGAAATCGGCGTTTCGGCCGACAAGGTTCGTTCGCGCGTCGCTCAACTGCACGAATCGAACCCGATGCTCGGTCACCGCGGTTGTCGCTTGAGCGTCACCTATCCCGAAATCCTCGAGATGCAGGTGACCGCGATTGTCGAAGCGACGATCGAATGCAAGAAGAAGCGAATCGACGCTCAGCCGGAAATCATGATCCCGCTGGTCGGTACCGCGGCCGAACTGAAGCTGCTTCGCGGCATGGCCGAAGCGACGATCGAAAAGGTCAAAGCCGACGCCAAATTCACCGGCGAACTGCCGATCTTGATCGGTACGATGATCGAGATTCCGCGTGCCGCGTTGACCGCCGACGAAGTCGCCGAGCATGCCGAGTTCTTCAGCTTCGGCACCAACGACTTGACGCAGATGACCTTCGGCTTCAGCCGTGACGACATCAACACGTTCCTGCCGGATTACCTCCACCGAGAACTGTTGCCGATCGACCCGTTCCAATCGCTCGACACCTCCGGCGTCGGTCAGTTGGTCGAAATGGGCGTCACCAAAGGTCGCTCGACCAGCAAGAAACTGAAGGTCGGCATCTGCGGCGAACATGGCGGCGATCCGGCGTCGATCGACTTCTGTCATCGCGTTGGGCTCGACTACGTCAGTTGCTCACCGTTCCGCGTGCCGATCGCCCGTTTGGCGGCCGCGCAAGCTGCGATTCGCAACGGCGGCAAGAAAAAGAAGAAGTAA
- the serS gene encoding serine--tRNA ligase yields the protein MLDRKFVLDNVDLVQENCRLRGVDADVAKVAALETARRQKQQETEDFNRRANETSKLIGKASAEERPQIIEEGRKLREEKDAAQKEVDRLDAEIVDLLRLIPNLTHPAAPIGADDQANLELRRGKTEPRKFDFKVLDHVELGENLDLIDFESGAQVAGAGFYFLKNEAVLLELALQRYVLEILMKEGFTPTITPDLARTEILHGVGFIPRGPETQIYSVENTDLNLVATAEITLGGMNAGKVLEAEDLPKLYCGMSHCYRTEAGSAGRASRGLYRVHQFTKVEMFAFTLPDQSDATLDKFCDLECQIFDGLGIPYRVVDTATGDLGGPAYRKFDLEAWMPGRGEAGEWGEVTSTSNCTDYQARRLNIRYRTKGEKGTQFAHTLNGTAIAISRGIIAVLENYQQADGSIEIPEVLRSFMGVDKIAAK from the coding sequence ATGCTCGACCGTAAGTTCGTACTCGACAACGTCGATCTCGTTCAAGAAAACTGCCGACTCCGCGGTGTTGACGCCGACGTAGCCAAAGTGGCTGCGCTCGAAACAGCCCGTCGTCAAAAGCAGCAAGAGACCGAGGATTTCAACCGTCGCGCCAACGAGACCAGCAAATTGATCGGCAAGGCCTCGGCCGAGGAACGACCGCAGATCATCGAAGAAGGTCGCAAGCTGCGCGAAGAGAAAGACGCCGCACAGAAGGAAGTCGATCGTCTCGACGCCGAGATCGTCGATCTGCTGCGGTTGATCCCCAATCTGACGCATCCGGCCGCGCCGATCGGCGCCGATGACCAGGCGAATCTCGAACTACGCCGCGGCAAAACCGAGCCCCGCAAGTTTGATTTCAAAGTGCTCGATCATGTCGAGTTGGGCGAAAATCTCGATCTGATCGACTTTGAATCAGGCGCCCAAGTCGCCGGCGCCGGGTTCTACTTCTTGAAAAACGAAGCGGTGCTGCTGGAACTGGCCCTGCAGCGGTACGTCCTCGAAATCCTCATGAAAGAGGGCTTCACGCCGACCATCACGCCCGATCTGGCTCGGACCGAAATTTTACATGGCGTCGGATTTATTCCGCGCGGCCCCGAGACCCAGATTTATAGCGTCGAAAATACCGACCTGAACCTGGTCGCGACGGCCGAGATCACCTTGGGCGGCATGAACGCCGGCAAAGTGCTGGAAGCGGAAGATCTGCCGAAACTTTATTGCGGCATGAGTCACTGCTACCGAACCGAAGCAGGCTCGGCCGGTCGCGCCTCGCGCGGGCTCTATCGGGTCCACCAATTCACCAAGGTCGAAATGTTCGCGTTTACGCTGCCGGATCAAAGCGACGCGACGCTCGATAAATTCTGCGATCTGGAATGCCAGATCTTCGATGGACTTGGCATCCCCTACCGCGTTGTTGACACGGCGACCGGTGACTTAGGGGGCCCCGCCTATCGAAAATTTGACCTGGAGGCTTGGATGCCGGGCCGCGGCGAAGCCGGCGAATGGGGCGAAGTGACCAGCACGTCGAACTGCACTGACTATCAAGCGCGGCGGCTCAACATTCGCTACAGAACCAAAGGGGAGAAGGGAACGCAGTTCGCCCACACCCTGAACGGCACCGCGATCGCGATCAGTCGCGGGATTATCGCCGTGCTGGAGAACTATCAACAGGCCGATGGGTCGATTGAGATCCCCGAGGTTTTACGCTCTTTCATGGGCGTCGATAAGATCGCCGCGAAGTGA